In Terriglobus aquaticus, the genomic window GATGCCCGGCTTCTATGCCGATGGCGAGTACGACCTGGCCGGCTTCATCGTGGGCGTGGTGAACCGCGACGAGATCATCACCGGAGCGACGATTGAGCCGGGCGATTGTCTGATCGGCCTGCCCAGCAACGGCCTGCACACAAATGGATACTCGCTGGCACGCAAGCTGCTGTTTGAGGTGGCGAAGTACGGGCCGACGCAGTATGTGAACGAGCTGGAAGACAAGACCGGCGCGGCGCTGATGCGGCAACACCGCAGCTACCTGCCGATTCTGCGCAAGCTATGGACGGCCGGCATTGTTCGCGGCATGGCCCACATCACAGGCGGCGGGATCACGGAGAACCTGCCGCGCATCCTGCCCAAGGGCACGGCCGCACAGGTGGAGTTGAGCAGTTGGCAGGTGCCTCCGCTCTTCCAGCATCTGCAGCAACTGGGCGACGTGGCGCAGGACGAGATGCTGCGCACCTTCAACATGGGCATCGGCATGATCGTGGTGGTGCCTGCGGATTCGGTGAAGAAGGCCAAGGCGATCCTGAACCGCGCGAATGAGCGATTTTCGCTGATCGGACGCATCGTGCGCGGCGAACGCCGTGTGCAGTACGTGTGATGGAAGCAGCGAGTCAGCAGGTTAGCGATTCAGCAAGTCCGCGTCCCGCCAAGGTGCGGCTTGGGGTGCTGCTGAGCGGACGCGGATCGAACTTCATCAACATCGCCGACAGCATTGAGCGTGGTGAACTGCGCGGATGCGAGATCGCGCTGGTTCTTTCCAACATTGCCGATGCACCCGGTCTGGCTGCCGCACGCGAGCGTGGTTTGCCTGCCGTGGCGCAGCCCAGCCGTGGCGTGCCGCGCGAGGAGCATGACCGCGCGATGCTGGCACACCTGCAGCAGCATGGCGTGGAATACGTGATCCTGGCGGGTTACATGCGCGTGCTCACGCCGGAATTTCTGCGGACTTTTCCGCAGCGGGTGCTGAACATCCATCCGTCGCTCTTGCCCAGCTTTCCGGGGCTTCATGCGCAGCAGCAGGCGCTGGAGTATGGAGTGAAAGTGGCGGGATGCACGGTGCACTTTGTGGATGATGCCGTAGATCACGGTGTGATCGTGATGCAGCGACTGGTGCGCGTGCGCGAGAACGACACGGTGGAGCGGCTGTCCGCGCGCATCCTGCAACAGGAGCACCGATTGTACCCGGAGGCGATTGCGCGCGTGTTGAGCGGAAGGTATGAAGTGCGCGGACGGCAGTACCTGCCGAAGTAAGAAAGCAGGCGAACAAAATGGGGCAGAACGAATGCGTTCTGCCCCGTTTTGCCGCACATGTGCCGGTGCGTTTAGACGGTGACTGCCTGCTGCCCGGCTTCCTGCAGGATCACCTTGAAGTCCAGCTTTCTGCGGCCGCGGAAGACCGTTACCGTGACCGTGTCGCCGCTCTTGTGGGAATTCATGGCGGCGCTCAGGTCCTGCGCATTGGTGATCTGTTGCCCGTCGATGGCGATGATTAGGTCGCCCCCAAGTGCGACGGGCGTGTTGCCAAGGTAGCCACGCTGGGTGCCGCCCTTCAGACCGGCGCGATCTGCGGCGCCGCCCGGGATGGCGCGCTCAATGAGCACGCCGTAGTCGGCCTGCAGGCCCATCTGCTCTGCCAGGTCCGGCCCGATTTCCAACGACACAATGCCCAGCGACGGACGCCGCACGTGACCATACTTCGCATAGTCGTCGAGGGCAGCGCGTGCCGTGTTGATGGGAATGGCGAAGCCGACGCCGGCGCTCTGGTCGGCGTTGTTGGACGCGATCAGCGTGTTGATGCCGATGACCTGACCGCGCGAGTTCAATAAGGGTCCGCCCGAGTTGCCGGGGTTGATTGCCGCGTCGGTCTGGATCGCGTTGTCGATAGCGGAATTATTGGGGCCGCGCACCGAACG contains:
- the purN gene encoding phosphoribosylglycinamide formyltransferase is translated as MEAASQQVSDSASPRPAKVRLGVLLSGRGSNFINIADSIERGELRGCEIALVLSNIADAPGLAAARERGLPAVAQPSRGVPREEHDRAMLAHLQQHGVEYVILAGYMRVLTPEFLRTFPQRVLNIHPSLLPSFPGLHAQQQALEYGVKVAGCTVHFVDDAVDHGVIVMQRLVRVRENDTVERLSARILQQEHRLYPEAIARVLSGRYEVRGRQYLPK
- the purM gene encoding phosphoribosylformylglycinamidine cyclo-ligase, which codes for MKPAAESKPDLRTPAATGTKSVTYADAGVDITEGDRTKQRIKMLARKTFNKQVLSEIGGFGGLFGLDLAKFPNPVLVSSADGVGTKLKVAFELGIHHTVGADLVNHCVNDIAVQGATPLFFLDYLATGKLEGSVCETVVSGLSEACKANGCALIGGETAQMPGFYADGEYDLAGFIVGVVNRDEIITGATIEPGDCLIGLPSNGLHTNGYSLARKLLFEVAKYGPTQYVNELEDKTGAALMRQHRSYLPILRKLWTAGIVRGMAHITGGGITENLPRILPKGTAAQVELSSWQVPPLFQHLQQLGDVAQDEMLRTFNMGIGMIVVVPADSVKKAKAILNRANERFSLIGRIVRGERRVQYV